A window of Phragmitibacter flavus contains these coding sequences:
- a CDS encoding ATP-dependent nuclease gives MKLATLRLTNFQCFGPETQEISFEDSTTMIIGPNGSGKTAILQALSRMFDANPGRRSVKADDFHVGIDEEEPPEERSFTIEADFLLPEAGTDSGANAIPPCFNHMRLDEAGEVLKVRFRLAATMGPNGDIADSLSYVVGKEGNGEDKIRGVPRTDRNNIAVYYLPARRDPNDHIRSSTTSLLGRIVRAVDWQKEAEDYKESVSELQALIEANPAVKATSKSISKSWAALHKGSHFKDAAITFGADSLEKLIQNFSVQFNPAHASKTIDYSLLSDGQKSLLYLSLVSAYIEIGRKAMAQETGEELGIDLDKLNPPVFSIIAVEEPENSLSPHYLGRINKLLAKTCSATDAQAIVTTHAPSMLRRIEPEHIRFARLGTERTASVKQIELPPETEMDAHKFVREGLLSNPEIYFARMVILGEGASEDIVLPKLFEARKLPLDENGIVLAQLGGRHVNYLWKILSDLRIPHATLLDLDLARYHGGWGRIKYAKDQLAKVGVDVGKATLPKWNASSPLGKDSDYGLKWLGFLGDKGVFFSQPLDLDFSMSQAFPESYGLDTRDQEQPDDVTIKSVLGNSHADDTWYSKTLKKGFDDYHRLFKVGSKPTAHIEALSNLDLDEIDADLPEQYRELIAYVSEKLKEVFE, from the coding sequence ATGAAACTCGCCACCCTCCGACTCACCAACTTCCAATGCTTCGGCCCCGAAACCCAGGAAATCTCCTTTGAAGACTCGACCACAATGATCATAGGGCCGAATGGATCGGGGAAAACCGCAATCCTTCAAGCACTCAGCCGCATGTTCGACGCGAACCCGGGACGACGAAGCGTTAAAGCTGATGATTTCCATGTGGGGATCGATGAAGAGGAGCCACCAGAAGAACGCAGCTTCACAATCGAAGCCGACTTCCTTCTGCCGGAGGCAGGAACCGACAGCGGCGCGAATGCGATTCCTCCATGCTTCAATCACATGAGGCTGGATGAGGCAGGAGAGGTTCTCAAAGTTCGCTTTCGATTGGCGGCGACGATGGGACCCAACGGAGACATCGCCGATTCTCTTTCTTACGTTGTCGGCAAGGAAGGCAATGGCGAGGACAAGATAAGGGGCGTCCCTCGTACTGACCGGAACAACATCGCGGTCTATTATCTGCCAGCTCGGCGCGATCCAAATGATCACATCCGCTCAAGCACCACTTCACTTCTGGGGCGCATCGTCCGGGCCGTAGATTGGCAGAAAGAGGCTGAGGATTACAAGGAATCCGTTTCCGAACTTCAGGCACTCATTGAGGCCAACCCTGCCGTGAAAGCCACCAGCAAAAGTATCTCGAAGAGCTGGGCGGCGCTTCACAAGGGAAGCCATTTCAAGGATGCCGCAATTACGTTCGGAGCGGACAGCCTCGAAAAGCTAATTCAGAACTTCTCCGTCCAGTTCAATCCGGCCCACGCTTCGAAGACCATCGACTATTCCCTCCTAAGCGACGGCCAGAAATCCTTGCTGTATCTGTCTCTCGTCTCGGCCTACATTGAGATTGGCCGCAAGGCTATGGCTCAGGAAACCGGTGAGGAACTGGGTATTGATCTGGACAAACTGAACCCCCCGGTTTTCTCGATCATTGCGGTTGAAGAGCCCGAGAACAGCTTGTCGCCCCACTACCTCGGGAGGATCAACAAGTTGCTCGCGAAAACCTGTTCGGCTACCGATGCCCAGGCTATCGTCACGACCCATGCTCCATCGATGCTCCGTAGAATAGAGCCGGAGCACATTCGCTTCGCCAGGCTCGGCACCGAGCGAACGGCTTCAGTGAAGCAGATTGAACTGCCTCCGGAGACTGAGATGGACGCCCACAAATTCGTCCGTGAGGGCCTCCTTTCCAACCCCGAAATCTACTTCGCCCGGATGGTGATTCTTGGCGAGGGAGCGAGCGAGGACATTGTGCTCCCCAAGCTCTTCGAAGCACGCAAGCTGCCGTTGGATGAAAACGGTATCGTGCTGGCTCAATTGGGCGGTCGCCACGTGAACTATCTCTGGAAAATTCTCTCGGATCTCAGAATTCCCCATGCGACGTTACTTGACCTAGACTTGGCCCGCTATCACGGAGGCTGGGGGCGCATCAAATACGCAAAGGATCAGTTGGCGAAGGTCGGAGTGGATGTCGGGAAGGCTACTTTGCCGAAATGGAATGCTTCAAGTCCACTTGGAAAAGATTCCGACTATGGACTGAAATGGTTGGGGTTCCTCGGAGATAAGGGGGTTTTCTTCTCACAGCCGCTAGACCTCGACTTTAGCATGAGTCAGGCATTCCCCGAATCATATGGACTGGACACCAGAGATCAAGAGCAACCGGATGACGTGACCATCAAGTCAGTTCTCGGGAACAGCCACGCCGACGATACTTGGTATTCCAAAACTCTAAAAAAGGGCTTCGATGATTATCACCGGCTGTTCAAGGTAGGCAGCAAACCGACAGCTCACATTGAGGCACTCTCAAACCTCGACCTTGATGAGATTGATGCGGATCTTCCCGAACAGTATCGCGAACTGATCGCCTATGTGTCAGAGAAACTGAAGGAGGTCTTTGAGTGA
- a CDS encoding UvrD-helicase domain-containing protein has product MIPPDSWRPSSGLTLEPNARRAVISQAGCIALLAGPGAGKTETLAQRADFLLRTGVCPYPKRILAISFKKDASENLKERAAKRCGRELAARFDSYTFHAFGKRLIDIFRTALKGPDQLDEDYTVGDHRLPRSQITFKEMVPLANEVLDQCAAARNAIRSTYSDVFLDEFQDCTDAQYTLVLNAFQGSGARIIAVGDTKQKIMGWAGALEGIFLKFEEDFRATPLNLYQNFRSLHRIRRVHNRMVRDIDPEAAVPDDQIALDEGEVAWESFDDDEAEAEWAADSILLWNEQGVPFSQIAFLCNNQPHLYALKIMSVLSEHGIPFRNEQEIQDLSAEPLFCLIVDFLLVLLGDAEPDAWERLQGILGDESGEGSSKLRDWDRFLRSGRSEIRKTRTFRKGWTLIEAMLMKLGTEAIRSLSHDYENEARRTEILGNIKAHIETGFDNNADPLESLKSIGGVDAVRILTIHKCKGLEFHTVIVQGVETQTFWGEEEAAGCAFFVAISRARKRLVTTTSEFREKLPGANRYWSQQRTPHQRFLGYVESEAGGTL; this is encoded by the coding sequence GTGATTCCTCCAGACTCATGGCGGCCCTCCAGTGGTCTGACGCTTGAGCCCAATGCACGCAGGGCAGTGATCTCCCAGGCGGGCTGCATTGCCCTTCTTGCTGGCCCCGGAGCTGGAAAGACCGAAACCTTGGCCCAGCGTGCCGACTTTCTGCTGCGGACAGGCGTTTGCCCTTACCCCAAGCGAATCCTTGCTATTTCATTCAAGAAGGACGCGAGCGAGAACCTCAAAGAGAGGGCAGCAAAGCGCTGCGGAAGGGAACTTGCTGCCCGTTTTGATAGCTACACTTTCCACGCTTTCGGGAAGCGGTTGATCGACATTTTCAGAACTGCGCTCAAGGGTCCGGATCAGTTGGATGAAGACTACACGGTGGGAGACCATCGGTTACCCCGAAGCCAGATCACATTCAAGGAAATGGTTCCGCTGGCAAATGAGGTATTGGACCAATGTGCTGCGGCCCGTAATGCGATCCGGTCAACCTACAGCGATGTGTTCCTCGATGAATTCCAAGATTGCACCGACGCCCAATACACTCTGGTATTGAATGCATTCCAAGGGAGCGGGGCAAGGATCATCGCTGTAGGCGACACCAAGCAGAAAATCATGGGCTGGGCGGGGGCGCTCGAAGGGATCTTTCTCAAATTCGAAGAGGACTTTCGGGCGACCCCACTCAATCTCTACCAGAACTTCCGTTCCCTTCACAGGATCCGGAGGGTTCACAACCGGATGGTTCGCGACATTGATCCGGAAGCGGCTGTCCCCGATGATCAGATCGCCCTCGACGAAGGCGAGGTTGCGTGGGAGTCATTCGACGACGACGAAGCGGAAGCGGAATGGGCTGCGGACTCGATCCTGCTGTGGAATGAGCAAGGTGTTCCTTTTTCCCAAATTGCGTTTCTATGTAACAACCAGCCTCATCTCTACGCCCTCAAGATCATGAGCGTGTTGAGTGAACACGGGATTCCATTCCGCAACGAGCAGGAGATTCAGGATCTTAGTGCGGAGCCTCTTTTTTGCCTCATTGTGGATTTTCTTCTCGTCCTCCTCGGGGATGCCGAGCCTGATGCCTGGGAAAGGCTGCAGGGGATTCTCGGCGATGAATCGGGGGAGGGCTCTTCAAAGTTGAGAGATTGGGACCGCTTTCTTCGCAGTGGAAGAAGTGAAATTCGGAAGACTCGTACATTTCGGAAGGGGTGGACTTTGATTGAGGCCATGCTCATGAAACTCGGGACTGAGGCTATCAGAAGTCTTTCGCATGACTATGAGAACGAGGCACGCAGGACTGAGATCCTCGGAAATATCAAAGCTCACATCGAGACAGGCTTCGACAACAATGCCGATCCCTTGGAATCCCTTAAATCCATCGGCGGGGTTGACGCGGTCAGAATTCTCACGATCCACAAGTGCAAGGGGTTGGAGTTTCATACGGTCATTGTGCAAGGGGTTGAAACACAGACTTTCTGGGGTGAGGAGGAGGCAGCAGGATGCGCGTTTTTTGTGGCCATTTCGAGAGCCAGAAAGCGTCTCGTGACGACGACCTCTGAGTTCCGGGAAAAGCTTCCGGGAGCCAACCGCTATTGGAGTCAACAGCGGACTCCGCACCAACGGTTCTTGGGATACGTGGAATCGGAGGCCGGAGGAACTCTTTGA
- a CDS encoding caspase family protein gives MSDPALIYTDISQPADKAGTHVLIIGVGDYLFGKGKAEVTSVGDDLQQLSSPPISARAMADWFIKHYRNTAKPLASVAMLLSESPDADYQVPGQSDSGQSDSAPPGLVRVPRANLANVVEATKAWVEQLKSNRDHMAVFYFCGHGFSAGDHASLLLEDFGKTGGELEAAIDLTKLCAVMKNSPAIQQVFLLDCCRSDVDRKYEGNVPIGSGMVSILKFERGHSSAPQQFVLFPTIDGAEAFGVKNKVSVFSKSILDALSFAAADAKTGPWKTTTGNLLTEVTRLVNLRLPPQFLDRGKPNALDASSFEFNEIDIPIVTRSFVTLSDLGAWKAAELQCAHGKGTEPTQSQRGSDSGVENCCKFDLSSDTWLFSGTLPPDQSLTISPQTRYLTPPVAYVTLKVQ, from the coding sequence ATGAGTGATCCAGCGCTGATATATACCGATATCTCGCAGCCTGCAGACAAGGCAGGGACCCATGTGCTCATCATCGGAGTGGGGGACTACCTATTCGGCAAGGGCAAGGCGGAAGTCACGTCGGTGGGTGATGATCTCCAGCAACTGAGTTCACCGCCCATCTCCGCGCGCGCCATGGCGGACTGGTTCATCAAACACTATCGCAACACCGCCAAGCCTCTAGCCAGCGTGGCGATGCTGCTGTCTGAGAGTCCGGATGCAGATTATCAAGTTCCCGGGCAGAGTGACTCCGGGCAGAGTGACTCTGCCCCCCCCGGCCTCGTGCGCGTGCCCCGGGCCAATCTGGCAAACGTGGTCGAGGCCACCAAGGCGTGGGTGGAGCAGCTGAAGAGTAACAGGGATCACATGGCCGTCTTCTATTTCTGCGGGCATGGTTTTTCCGCAGGGGATCACGCCTCACTGCTGCTGGAGGATTTCGGCAAGACAGGCGGCGAGTTGGAGGCTGCCATCGACCTCACCAAGTTGTGCGCCGTTATGAAAAACTCTCCGGCGATCCAGCAGGTTTTCCTTCTGGATTGCTGCCGAAGCGACGTCGACCGTAAGTATGAAGGCAATGTCCCCATCGGCTCGGGCATGGTGAGCATCCTCAAATTTGAGCGTGGTCACTCCTCCGCACCTCAACAGTTTGTACTGTTTCCGACAATCGATGGGGCGGAAGCTTTCGGAGTCAAAAACAAGGTCAGTGTCTTTAGCAAGTCGATACTGGACGCACTGAGCTTCGCCGCCGCCGATGCCAAGACAGGACCCTGGAAGACGACGACTGGCAATCTGCTGACTGAAGTGACCCGCTTGGTAAATTTGCGCCTGCCGCCTCAGTTTCTCGATCGAGGCAAGCCGAATGCGTTGGACGCCTCCTCTTTTGAGTTCAACGAGATCGACATTCCTATCGTGACCCGCTCCTTCGTCACACTGTCAGACCTCGGCGCGTGGAAAGCTGCCGAACTGCAATGCGCGCACGGAAAAGGCACCGAGCCTACCCAGAGCCAGCGTGGCTCGGACAGCGGTGTGGAGAACTGCTGCAAGTTCGATCTTTCCTCCGATACATGGCTGTTCAGCGGTACTCTGCCTCCAGATCAATCCCTAACTATTTCACCCCAGACGCGGTACCTGACTCCGCCGGTGGCCTATGTGACCTTGAAAGTGCAATGA
- a CDS encoding ComEC/Rec2 family competence protein has product MLPAKDGDCLLLTWGRSTELHHLIVDLGREGTYRAVKDRLVGLSNIELFVMSHIDADHIAGAVPLVKEAAAPFAPARVWYNARPQLQAAHHRQSVLEAFGARQGEKLARGIVNFGWPWNAEFASEIVSVDSPEAQEPISLPGGLTIRLLSPRDEDLVALIPVWDGELEKEGLRSFDPDRDDDPLSDEFEPFGGAPEVESLAEASYQRDKTKPNGTSIAFIAEFEGKRVLLAADAHSEVLEAALRPLAEAEGGTYRVDLLKVSHHGSKANTSKDFPRLIDCIRFAISTDGSRHHHPDAALISRFLAADPARPKKFYFNYRQDSTDIWDSAALRGVWNYEVEYPSDDEDHAMNGTLTIDLFS; this is encoded by the coding sequence ATGCTGCCTGCCAAAGATGGTGATTGTCTCCTGCTGACCTGGGGGCGGAGCACTGAATTGCACCATCTTATCGTCGACCTCGGCCGTGAGGGAACCTACCGTGCGGTAAAGGATCGATTGGTGGGACTGTCAAACATTGAGCTCTTTGTCATGTCGCATATTGACGCCGATCACATCGCAGGAGCTGTTCCGCTGGTGAAGGAAGCCGCTGCTCCCTTTGCTCCAGCCCGAGTGTGGTACAATGCGCGACCCCAGTTGCAGGCGGCTCATCACCGTCAGTCGGTCTTGGAGGCGTTTGGTGCCCGCCAGGGAGAGAAGCTCGCACGCGGCATTGTGAATTTTGGCTGGCCGTGGAATGCGGAGTTTGCCAGCGAAATCGTATCTGTTGACAGCCCTGAAGCCCAGGAACCCATCTCTTTGCCGGGCGGACTCACAATCCGCCTACTATCACCTCGCGATGAGGATTTGGTTGCCCTCATTCCGGTGTGGGATGGGGAGCTGGAGAAGGAGGGGCTCCGCAGTTTTGATCCGGACAGGGATGACGATCCGCTCAGTGATGAGTTCGAACCATTCGGAGGCGCTCCTGAAGTCGAGTCGCTGGCAGAGGCGTCTTATCAACGGGACAAGACTAAGCCCAACGGCACCTCTATTGCCTTCATCGCTGAGTTTGAGGGCAAGCGTGTTCTGCTGGCAGCAGATGCCCATTCGGAAGTGCTGGAGGCGGCACTCAGGCCGCTCGCGGAAGCAGAGGGCGGGACCTATCGAGTGGATTTGCTCAAAGTTAGTCATCACGGATCAAAGGCCAACACCTCCAAAGACTTTCCGCGGTTGATCGACTGCATCCGGTTTGCGATCTCGACCGATGGCTCACGCCACCATCATCCCGACGCTGCATTGATCTCGCGTTTCCTCGCCGCGGATCCTGCCCGCCCGAAGAAGTTCTACTTCAACTATCGGCAGGATAGCACCGACATCTGGGACAGCGCTGCCTTGAGAGGAGTATGGAACTACGAAGTGGAGTATCCGAGCGACGACGAAGACCATGCAATGAATGGAACGCTGACTATCGACTTATTCTCCTGA